A section of the Thunnus albacares chromosome 6, fThuAlb1.1, whole genome shotgun sequence genome encodes:
- the LOC122984486 gene encoding P2Y purinoceptor 14-like: MSFKQFPNTLHIIVSLLLGPPETRMEVTSSLNMSLVTNLTHAKGPTHCEQVDTSGHVYFALAYSLVFLVGLLLNGFTMKVYFCSGQQGVFSIMLVYLKNLAVSDFLLCLCLPFYIANFTSSSITIRLVHCNFASSIFYLNMYASILFMGYIAAGRYLKIIHPSGNHILQTVQAARIISMVTWVVLLAIMTSYITLLLLTQPPLTVVPDSCDALQSAQVIVFYKIIHICSAVTFLFIFISLVFFYYSASRTVWLAEQKQLSSSSCKKLMKSRKKMLVLVSVFCICFMPYHLGLIPYALLKRQCSSRRVLYYLIEVTILLSVLNVCLDPLIYFISCKAFRTKLNLKRVFSRTKQTPSTDTRSNEGQLSTININ; encoded by the exons atgtcatttaaacaATTTCCTAACACTTTACATATAATTGTCTCCCTTCTGTTAGGACCTCCAGAAACAAGAATGGAAGTGACCTCATCACTCAACATGTCCTTAGTTACCAACCTGACTCATGCCAAAGGTCCGACTCACTGTGAACAGGTTGACACCTCAGGCCACGTCTACTTCGCACTGGCCTACAGTCTGGTATTTCTG gTGGGTTTACTCCTCAATGGCTTCACCATGAAGGTTTACTTCTGCTCAGGTCAGCAGGGGGTGTTCAGCATCATGCTGGTCTACCTGAAGAACCTGGcagtgtctgacttcctgctaTGCCTCTGCCTCCCCTTCTACATAGCCAACTTCACCAGCAGTTCCATCACCATCCGCCTGGTCCACTGCAACTTTGCCTCGTCGATCTTTTACCTCAATATGTATGCCAGCATCCTGTTCATGGGCTACATCGCTGCTGGCAG GTATCTGAAGATCATCCATCCCTCAGGAAATCACATCCTGCAGACAGTGCAGGCTGCCCGCATAATCTCTATGGTAACCTGGGTTGTCCTCCTGGCTATTATGACCTCCTACATCACCCTGTTGCTCCTCACCCAGCCACCACTGACTGTTGTCCCTGACAGCTGTGATGCATTGCAAAGTGCCCAGGTCATTGTGTTCTACAAAATCATCCacatctgctctgctgtcaccttcctgttcatcttcatctccctgGTCTTCTTCTACTACAGCGCCTCCCGCACTGTGTGGCTGGCAGAGCAGAAGCAGCTGTCATCCTCCAGCTgcaagaagctcatgaagtccCGCAAGAAAATGTTGGTGCTGGTCAGCGTCTTCTGCATTTGTTTCATGCCATACCACCTGGGTCTTATTCCCTATGCTTTACTGAAGAGGCAGTGCTCCTCACGCAGGGTATTGTACTACCTGATTGAAGTGACCATCTTACTGTCAGTTCTCAATGTCTGCCTGGATCCACTAATCTACTTCATCAGCTGTAAGGCCTTTCGGACCAAGCTGAACCTGAAGAGAGTGTTCAGCAGGACCAAGCAAACACCAAGCACAGACACAAGAAGCAATGAGGGGCAGCTGAGCACCATCAACATCAACTGA